In Cellulomonas sp. JZ18, the DNA window GTGCCGGCACACCGCCGGGTGGCGCTCCTGGCCGTCCTGACGCTGCTGCTCGCGGCCTGCGGCAGCACGCCGACGACCACCGACCCCGAGGTGACGGTGACGGGCCAGCCCGGTGCCGCCCCCACGGTCACCTACCTGACGCCCCTGACGGTCGACGAGACGTACCGCGAGACCGTCTGGCCGGGCACGGGTGCCGAGCTCGTCGAGGGTGCGCCGGTCCTCATCGACTTCTGGCTCGAGAACGCGACGGACGCGAGCCTGGTCAAGGAGAGCTACTCGACGAGCCCGACGCCGCGGCCCCTCACCGAGGAGGACCTCGGCACGGACCTGTACGAGACGCTGCGCGGCCAGCGCGTCGGCGCGCGCCTGCTGCAGGTCGCCCCGGCGGGGCAGGGTGCCGACTACCCGACCGTCACCGTCCTCGACGTCCTGCCCACGCGCGCCGTGGGCGAGCCCGTGACGCCGAACCCGGCGCTGCCCGCGGTCACGCTCGCGGAGGACGGCTCGCCGAGCATCACGCCGACCGGCACCCCGCCGCCCGCGGACCTCGTCGTGCAGCCGCTCGTGCGCGGGACCGGCCCCCAGGTCGCCTCGGGCGACGTCATCACCGTGCACTACAGCGGCTTCGCGTGGGACACGGGCGACCTGTTCGACGCGTCGTGGGAGCGGGTGCTGCCGGTCTCGTTCCTGCTGTCCGACGTGCAGGCCTGGGCGGAGGGGCTCGTGGACCAGCCCGCGGGCAGCCAGGTGATGCTCGTGGTCCCGCCCACCTACCCGCTCGGCGTGACCGACGCCGAGGAGCTGGCGGGGCAGACGGTCGTGTTCGTGATCGACATCCTGGCGACGGGTGCGCCGGCGGAGGTGACCCGATGAGCCTGGCCCTGCGGGTGATCCCGTGCCTCGACGTCGACGCGGGACGCGTCGTCAAGGGCGTGAACTTCGCGAACCTGCGCGACGCGGGCGACCCCGTCGAGCTCGCACGGCGCTACGACGCGGAGGGCGCGGACGAGATCACGTTCCTCGACGTGTCGGCGTCCTCGTCGGACCGCTCGACGACGTACGACGTGGTGCGCCGGACGGCGGAGGAGGTGTTCGTCCCGCTCACGGTCGGGGGTGGCGTCCGCTCGGCGGACGACGTCGACCGGCTGCTGCGCGCCGGCGCGGACAAGGTCGGCGTGAACACCGCCGCCATCGCACGGCCCGAGCTGATCACCGAGATCGCAGGACGGTTCGGCTCGCAGGTGCTGGTGCTGTCGGTCGACGCGCGTCGCGTGACGGACGGGACGGCGACGGACTCGGGCTACGAGGTCACCACGCACGGCGGCCGGCGCGGCACCGGCATCGACGCGGTCGCGTGGGCGCGGCGCGCGGTCGAGCTCGGCGTCGGCGAGGTCCTGCTCAACTCGATGGACGCGGACGGGACCACCGCCGGGTTCGACCTCGAGATGATCCGGGACGTGCGCGCCGTCGTGCCGGTGCCGCTCATCGCGTCGGGCGGTGCGGGCACGGTGGAGCACTTCGTCGAGGTCGCCCGCACGGGCGTCGACGCGGTCCTCGCGGCCAGCGTCTTCCACTTCGGCACCCTGACGGTCGGCGAGGTCAAGGACGCGTTGCGGGGCGCGGGCGTCGAGGTCCGCTGACGCGACGGGTCGGGCGGTGGGGCGTCAGGGCCCGGTGAGCAGCTCGCGCACCGCCGCGACGTCGGCCGGCGCACCCTCGAGCCGCACGTCGGCCGCCTGCAGACGGCCCGACACGGCGAGCACCAGCTCACCGACGTCGCCGCGCGCGACGACGGTGCCGTGCCCGGCACGCGCGCGGTGCACCGCCGAGCGGACGTCGTCGGGACGCACCAGCACGAGGCCGGGACCGAGCCGGCGCAGGCGGACCGGCGCCATGCGCAGCAGCTGACGCCAGAGCAGGTCGCGCAGGCCGTCGGGCAGGTCGCGCGGGGGCACCGGGCCCGCGCCGCGGCGCAGGTCCTCGGTGTGGATGAAGTACTCGGACGCGTTGACCGCGTCACCGGCCCACGACAGCGGGCTCCAGCGCGCCGGCGGGGCCGCGAACGCGTCGACGAGCGCCGCGTACGCCGCGGGGCCGTCGACGTCCTCGGCGAGCCGCTGCACCGCGGCCTCGGGCCCGCGGGTGGCGGCGGTCCCGACCGCGCCGACGCCCGCACGCGGCGCCCTCTCGCGCAGCACGAGGTGCGCGGCGAGGTGGCGGGCCTGCCACCCCGCGCACAGGGTGGGTGCGTCGAAGGGGGTGGCGCGCAGCGTGTCGGCCAGCCATGCGCGCTCGGTCTCGTGCCAGGTCATGGCACGGATCGTGCCACGCGCGCCGGCTCCGGGCGCACCCGCGACCCCGTGAGAGGATGGCGAGGCCCCCGTCCTGCAGGAGTGTGAGATCCCCGTGCCCACGCGCGCCCAGTCGACACCCGCGGCGCTCCAGGGCTCGACCGTCCGGCGGTCCGCGGCCCTCGTGTGGCGCGGCATGCGGTCCCAGCCGCGCACGTACGTCCTCGCGGTGGCGACCTCGGCGGTGTTCGGCGCCGCCACGGTCGGCGTGAGCCGCGTGCTCGCATGGGCCACCGACGACGTCGTCGTCCCCGCCGTCGCCGGCTCGGAGCAGGCGCGCGAGCGCATCGGTCTCGCCGGTCTCGTCATGGTCCTGGTCGCGCTGACGCTGGCCGTCGCGGTCGCGGGGCGTCGCATCTTCGCCGGCATCGGCGTCGCGGACCTGCAGGCCGACCACCGTCGCGCCGTGACGCGCCAGTACCTGCGCCTGCCGATGTCGTGGCACCGGCGCCACCCCACGGGGCAGCTGCTGTCCAACGCGGGCTCGGACGTCGAGGCCGCGACCGGCGTGTTCAACCCGCTGCCGTTCGCCCTGGGCGTCGTCGTGATGATCGTCGTCGCCGCCGTGGCCCTGCTGCGCACCGACGTGTGGCTCGCGCTGGCCGCGCTGGTGGTCCTGCCGCTCGCGGTGGTCGCGAACCTCGTCTTCCAGCGCCGCATGACGCCCGCCATCACCCGCGCGCAGCAGCTGCGCGCGGAGGTCGCCGACATCGCGCACGAGAGCTTCGAGGCGGCCTCGCTCGTCAAGTCCCTCGGCACCGAGGACCGGGAGGAGGCGCGCTTCGGCGAGCGCGCCCGCCGGCTGCGGGACGCCAACGTGCGGGTCGGCGTGGTGCGTGCGGTCTTCGACCCGGTGATCGACCTGCTGCCGAACCTCGGCACGCTGCTCGTGCTGCTCGTCGGCACGCAGCGTGTCGCCTCCGGCGCCATCGGCACGGGCGACGTCGTCGGGGCCGCCTACCTGCTCACGCTGCTGGCGGTGCCGGTGCGCGCGTTCGGCTGGGTGCTGGGGGAGCTGCCGCGCGGCCTCGTCGGCCACGACCGGATCGCCCGCGTGCTCGACGCGCGGGGCGCCCCGGCCGACGACGGCGTGCACCTGCCGCGCGGGGCCGGCGGTGCGGACGTGCGCCTGCGCAGCGTGACGCTGCACGTGCCCACCGCGGACGGGGAGGCGGCGCTGCTGCACGACGTCGACCTGCACGTGCCGGCCGGCCGGACGCTCGCGGTGGTCGGGCCGACCGGCTCCGGGAAGTCGACGCTGGTCGGGCTCGTGCCGCGCCTGGCGGACCCCTCGGCCGGGGCGGTCGAGGTCGACGGCCGCGACGTGCGCACGCTCGCGGCCGCGGACCTGGCCGCGCAGGTCGCGTACGTCAGCCAGTCGACGTTCGTCTTCGAGGACACGGTGCGCGGCAACGTCACGCTCGCGGACGCGGACGACCCCGCGGCCCCCTCCGACGAGGAGGTCTGGGCGGCGCTGCGCACCGCGCACGTCGACGACGTCGTGCGCGCGCTGCCCGGCGGCCTCGACGCCCCGCTCGGCGAGCGCGGTGCCAACCTGTCCGGCGGTCAGCGCCAGCGGCTGGCCCTGGCGCGGGCGCTCGTGCGCCGCCCCGCGTGCTCGTGCTGGACGACGCCACGTCGGCGGTCGACCCGCGGGTCGAGCGCGCGATCCTCACGGGTCTGCGCGGCGACGGCGACGGCCAGGTGCCGACCGTGCTGCTCGTGGCGTACCGGATGTCGTCGGTGCTGCTGGCCGACGAGGTGCTGCACCTGGACGGCGGGCGCGTCGTCGACCGCGGGACGCACGCGGAGCTCCTCGCCCGCGACCCGGGGTACGCCGCGCTCGCGACGGCGTACGAGCAGGAGACCGCGCGGCGCCTGCGGGAGCGGGCCGACGCCCGCGCGGTGGAGGAGGCGGACGACGGCACCGACGACGACGCGCCCGGTGCCGGGACGGCGCAGCAGGCCGCCGGCACCGACCGCGTCGACGACGCGCGGACCGGGGGAGGTCGACGATGAGCGGGACGGCACCCGGGCCCCAGGCCCGCACGGACGCGCGCATGGCGCCCGCGAGCACGCTCGGCGTCCTCGCGACGCTGCGGCGCGGCGTCCAGGTCTCGCCCGAGCTGCTGCACGGGCTCGTCGGCACCCTCGGGCTGGCGCTGCTCGCCGCCCTCGCGCGCGTGCTCGTGCCGGCGACGGTCCAGCAGACGGTCGACACCGGCATCCTCGGCGCGGCCGGACCCGACGTCGGGCGCGTCGCCCTCCTGGTCGGCCTCGCCGCGGCGGGTCTGCTCGTCGGCGCCGCCTGCTCGGCCGCGGTCAACGTGCGGCTCTTCCGGTCGAGCGAGAGCGGCCTGCTCACGCTGCGCACGCGGGCGTTCCGGCACGTCCACGACCTGTCGGTGCTCACGCAGGGCAGCGAGCGCCGCGGCTCCCTCGTGTCCCGCGTCACGTCCGACGTCGACACGATCTCGATGTTCGTGCAGTGGGGCGGCATCATGCTGCTCGTCTCGCTGCTGCAGATCCTCGTCGCGACCGTGCTCATGGCCGTGTACTCGTGGCAGCTCACGCTGCTGGTGTGGCTGTGCTTCGTGCCGCTGCTCGTGCTCCTGCCGCGCATGCAGAAGGGCGTCAACGCCCGTTACGGCCGGGTGCGCGAGCGGTACGGCGCGATGCTGGGCGCCGTGTCGGAGGCCGTCGTCGGCGCCGAGACCATCCGGGCGTACGGCGTGGCGGCGCGGACCCAGCGCCGCATCGACGCGGCCGTGCGGGGGACCCGCGACGCGATGGTGCGCGCGCAGAACCTCGTCGCCGTGGTGTTCTCCTCGGGGGTGCTCACGGCGAACCTCGTGCTGGCCGCCGTCGTGGTCGCCGGCACGTGGCTCGGCGTGCTCGGCGAGCTCACCGTCGGTCGCGTCCTGGCCTTCCTCTTCCTCGTGCAGCTGTTCACGGGACCGGTGCAGATGGCCACGGAGATCCTGAACGAGCTGCAGAACGCCGTCGCCGGCTGGCGGCGCGTGCTCGGGGTCCTCGAGACGCCGGTGGACGTCGCCGACCCCGGCGAGGAGGGCCGGCCCAGCCCGCGCGGTCCGGCGGCGCTGACGTTCGAGGGCGTGGGGTACGCCTACCCGGACGGGCCGCCCGTGCTGCGGGACGTGACGCTCGACGTCCCGGCCGGCACCGGCGTGGCCGTGGTCGGCGCGACCGGCTCCGGGAAGACCACGCTCGCCAAGCTGGTGGCCAGGTTCATGGACCCGACGACCGGCACGGTGCGCCTGGACGGCGTGGACCTGCGGGACGTGCGGGGCGCGGACCTGCGCCGGCGTGTCGTGCTCGTCCCGCAGGAGGGGTTCCTCTTCGACGGGACCATCGCCGAGAACGTCGCCTACGGGCTGCGGACCCCGGGGCCGGACGCCGCCGAGCGCGTGCGGGAGGCCGTCGTCGAGCTCGGCCTCGACGCGTGGGTGGACGAGCTGCCGTACGGGCTGGACACCCCGGTGGGCCAGCGCGGCGAGCTGCTGTCCGCGGGGGAGCGCCAGCTCGTGGCGCTCGCGCGCGCCAGGCTCGCGGACGGCGACCTGCTGCTGCTGGACGAGGCGACCTCGGCCGTCGACCCGGTCGCCGAGGTGCGCATCGCACGGGCGCTGCGCGAGCTCGCCCGCGGGCGGACGACGCTGACGATCGCGCACCGGCTGTCGACGGCCGAGGCGGCCGACCTCGTCGTCGTGGTGCACGCCGGCGAGGTCGTCGAGGTCGGGGACCACGCGACGCTCGTCGACGCCGGGGGCCACTACGCCGCGATGCACGCGGCGTGGGTCGCGCAGAC includes these proteins:
- a CDS encoding FKBP-type peptidyl-prolyl cis-trans isomerase; the encoded protein is MARVPAHRRVALLAVLTLLLAACGSTPTTTDPEVTVTGQPGAAPTVTYLTPLTVDETYRETVWPGTGAELVEGAPVLIDFWLENATDASLVKESYSTSPTPRPLTEEDLGTDLYETLRGQRVGARLLQVAPAGQGADYPTVTVLDVLPTRAVGEPVTPNPALPAVTLAEDGSPSITPTGTPPPADLVVQPLVRGTGPQVASGDVITVHYSGFAWDTGDLFDASWERVLPVSFLLSDVQAWAEGLVDQPAGSQVMLVVPPTYPLGVTDAEELAGQTVVFVIDILATGAPAEVTR
- the hisF gene encoding imidazole glycerol phosphate synthase subunit HisF, which gives rise to MSLALRVIPCLDVDAGRVVKGVNFANLRDAGDPVELARRYDAEGADEITFLDVSASSSDRSTTYDVVRRTAEEVFVPLTVGGGVRSADDVDRLLRAGADKVGVNTAAIARPELITEIAGRFGSQVLVLSVDARRVTDGTATDSGYEVTTHGGRRGTGIDAVAWARRAVELGVGEVLLNSMDADGTTAGFDLEMIRDVRAVVPVPLIASGGAGTVEHFVEVARTGVDAVLAASVFHFGTLTVGEVKDALRGAGVEVR
- a CDS encoding TIGR03085 family metal-binding protein, which gives rise to MTWHETERAWLADTLRATPFDAPTLCAGWQARHLAAHLVLRERAPRAGVGAVGTAATRGPEAAVQRLAEDVDGPAAYAALVDAFAAPPARWSPLSWAGDAVNASEYFIHTEDLRRGAGPVPPRDLPDGLRDLLWRQLLRMAPVRLRRLGPGLVLVRPDDVRSAVHRARAGHGTVVARGDVGELVLAVSGRLQAADVRLEGAPADVAAVRELLTGP
- a CDS encoding ABC transporter ATP-binding protein, with protein sequence MSGTAPGPQARTDARMAPASTLGVLATLRRGVQVSPELLHGLVGTLGLALLAALARVLVPATVQQTVDTGILGAAGPDVGRVALLVGLAAAGLLVGAACSAAVNVRLFRSSESGLLTLRTRAFRHVHDLSVLTQGSERRGSLVSRVTSDVDTISMFVQWGGIMLLVSLLQILVATVLMAVYSWQLTLLVWLCFVPLLVLLPRMQKGVNARYGRVRERYGAMLGAVSEAVVGAETIRAYGVAARTQRRIDAAVRGTRDAMVRAQNLVAVVFSSGVLTANLVLAAVVVAGTWLGVLGELTVGRVLAFLFLVQLFTGPVQMATEILNELQNAVAGWRRVLGVLETPVDVADPGEEGRPSPRGPAALTFEGVGYAYPDGPPVLRDVTLDVPAGTGVAVVGATGSGKTTLAKLVARFMDPTTGTVRLDGVDLRDVRGADLRRRVVLVPQEGFLFDGTIAENVAYGLRTPGPDAAERVREAVVELGLDAWVDELPYGLDTPVGQRGELLSAGERQLVALARARLADGDLLLLDEATSAVDPVAEVRIARALRELARGRTTLTIAHRLSTAEAADLVVVVHAGEVVEVGDHATLVDAGGHYAAMHAAWVAQTR